The Gymnogyps californianus isolate 813 chromosome 3, ASM1813914v2, whole genome shotgun sequence genomic sequence gagacagaggaTCAAGAGCTCAGTACACAGAGGCAGCTTTACAGAACTGCAGATGTATATAGGTTTGTAAATGGTCACAAGTTTCAGTAAGGTAATTAAATAGAAGAGCCCAGATTTATAAACTAAACATTCCATAGCAGCCAAACAAGGCTTAAACAactacaaaaaatattaaataggaaagttttggaaaatttaattGCCCAGGTGCCCTGGGGTGCAgtgtttttcctatttaatcACTGAGTCTTTCTGGTTTAAGCAGCCCATGTAACCAATCCAGATATATTAGGTCTTAAGCAAGCTAACAGTTTCTGTATGTGACATTTTCCCTTCCAAAGACAAAGAGATCCAGTACTTAGCATGTCTTCAGCTGGCACAAGGCTAGAACAAAAATCCTAGAGTGTTCAGTTACACGTAAATGAAAGCTGGCAGCACATCCCCGTCCAACCAGCAAGGTGAGATCCAGTAAGCACAACTGCAAGAGCCGAGCACACGGACAAGTGAGCTGGTCTGGGTGCGGTGCAAAGGAGTACAGGAATGGAATTGGAAAGTATCAGAATAGTTCACAACTAATAGACACGTTACTATAAAATACTCCAAACTGCATTTGCTGATGAATGAAACAACAATCTATCACTTTAATTTGCCAGTTACCTTCTTAAAACTATCAGGAACACCAAGAAATCTGGTAGTCCTCTCCTGTCTGAAGACACATTTAACTACAGCCTATGTCATCCTATTTTCAAGAGGCTCTTGATGTTGAAAATTCCTTAGGCAATCTTAGTGCTTCTCACAATTAACGGATAGAAGATCTCAGTAAGAGCAACTAAGTTTCTGTTCAATACAGTCTTACCTTTTGCATTAAGAAATTATGTGAAGGCATCCTTGTAACATTAATGAACTACTGTGATTAATGTGCTGAGCGAGTATCAGGAATTGAAGAAGTTACCATTTGTTTCTACCTGTTCTTTAATCTGAGAAATTTATCTTGTTAAGCAGGTAGTCTTTCTTCCTTCAGGGCTTCTACCTATTACATCCATTAGCCCTTGTTTAGAATGTGCTTGCATACTGCATTTACATACAAGTTGTTCAATGTGGGGAGCGAGACCTCGTTGCAAACAGCTTTTCCCTCAAAAAAGTACCATTGTGATATCTTCTGATACCATTTTCACCATGTTCACTAGATACACAAATTTGTAAAAAATCCCCAACCCTACTATGAAACCAAAAGCAGTTTACAAAGCAAGATGctgtttttaggaaaaaaggaaagctcaACCAGAAGGAAAGCTAGCCTCAGTAGTTTTAAGCTATTTTAAGAAACTAACTATAAAAGACACTTActattgctttctctttcaacCCTGAGCTGTGCAGTTTCAGCCCTTCCTACAAGTACTAAAAATGAACACTGgctgcaaataaaacaatttctcaTGTAACTTTGTAAACTACATCTTAGTCTCACTACTTTGAGGTTCTCCCTTGAACAGATAATCACTAATCGCTACTAACACTGTACTTTTCAAGGCTGATACACCAACTCATGTAAACTTGCATAGAAATTTATAGTCAAAAGTGATTTCGTTTTACTTCAGGCTATTTATCAGCTTGTTCATACATTGCAAAATgcatccttttttatttaataaggGACAATATGGTGTCAGAAGTTAATGTTCCAGTTATTTTCTCTAAactatttcattctgtttcctACATTGTATCTATACCACTGGTGTGTATTCCAGTCTGAGAGCCATCTGATACTGatgtctccctccctccacagGAAGTGAAAACAATAGTGGTGTACCGTTGTTGTGGCATTTCTCAGAGCTTGCTTGTAACCATCCCCTCTACCCCCTAAGTTTCATGGGCCTCGTTCAATTTTACTATACTTGGTAGCACACAGAGGATCAGGATGCACCTGCAAACTTGCAGCACGTGATACTTCCTTGAGTTGAAGGTTCCAAGTTGGCACCATTCACAGAGAATGTTTCATGTAACAATAGGCTGTTGTTCTTTCCAGCTCAGTTTATGAACAGCTAGAGCTTCAGCAACATTCAGATAAATGGTACTCTCGAATAATCTTAAACTATTTGTATATTGTGAAGGGGGGGAATTTTTTGCATCTTCtagaaataaagaaactaaAGTGAAAGATATCAAGAGATGTCTGAATAAACCTTTTCAGTAAATGCAATTCACAGCTTTATACTTGTTTAGAAGTATTTAACCACAAATATCTGTTAATTAGACCATTTCATGATGACAAATTCATGTATGACCATTAAATGAATTTGTATCAAATGATACACAGTAGTTATAGCTATCATGCTGACCCTTtgattcaaatttttttttttttaaagataaattatatgccagtatttttaaactgaacagCAGATACCTATCTTAAAGAGATctttaacagtaaaaaaattctgagcCATGGAAGACTAGTGAAGGAGCATTTGCTATTAACAGTTTAACCTTTCCCCCAGATAACCTCTTATCATTTCCTTGATGCTTTTCTTAagaaacatgccttttttttttttttaaaaaggctcaAACTACCCAGCaagtttatttgaaaattaaatgtctgCCAAAAATTAGGCATTTGCAATGTTACTTCTGGTATGAGCTAATATGTTTTAGAAGTAAAAATTGTAGCTGaagtttcaggaaaaatgtcagttttccCATGATTATATAACATTTGACCAGACAATTTCCAGTTTGTTTGGCAATTTAAATACAACCACTACGTTATGCTGACAGCCATACAAAATGTAAGAGAAACTTGCACTTTAACCCATGGTAATAATACCAAGATTTTGAACAGCTACAAATgcagcatttgcattttcagtgcCGTACCAAGTTGAATTCAGTACCACCTAaacccaaagcagcagctggttaaaaaaagaaaacgtaAGTCAAATGATAAAGCTACATAGTTTagtacattaaaacaaaaacaaggacAATGGTATTTGTATAAGGTTCCAAAAATATACAGATGGGGGGGAATCACTGTACACAACTCTGAGGTTGTTAAAGTGACCAGAGAGACTGAACAGTGCAAGACATGCTTTTCCAGTTACAAGCTCAAAACAGAagtgcaaaagaaattaaagctttgTCTGAAGTGATTTACCTTTTAGGGTAAGGAAAGCTTAGAATATTGTCAGTGTTACAGAGAAATTtccatcccaccccacccccaacacatacacacaaaatagTTTAAGTTTTCCATAATACAGCATTTCATTCAAATGATGTCCCCCTGAGCTTGGTTATTGTAGGGACAATTTGTCTGATACTTATTAGATGTTGGCCTATGAATCAAGTGATGCATAGGCAGCTTCTCAATTCTCCAGCTTTGGCTACAATACCTGCAATTTACAGGCAGTGAAAGTGGCAGATAGCCTGCGTTCAAACTCTCCTGCAACTAGCTTCGTGAGACCACCTCATTGTAAGAAAGCAGTTGTGCTGAAAGCAGATGCTAAGTTATGGCTGAGGAACAAAGAAATTGCTTTATAGGTCTCTGTGTTCTCTCCCAGAGTTAAGAACAATTTCAGGCAAGTGCTTTAAGCAGGCTAAGCTGTACATGCATCTATCCATGCAAATGTAGAATATGGCTCCCAAGACCTAGAACCAGGGTGTGTGCATGTGAAGACTGGATAGAAGGCCCTTCCTTGTAagtttacaaaaatatatagcCAATACTGTAGCTTAAGAAGTCAGTTTTACTCATTACAGAGATCCCCAAAAAGTATTACCTACTTTTCAGACATTCCAGACAAGGTCACTTGTAACAAAAAAGGTCCAGTTCTctaaaacaagattttaaaagtgGATCTTTCCTTCAAGTGAACAGGACATCTGTTTTTACGCTTAACTTTTTAGTCAGTTAAGACTGaatttatttaagattttatgTGAACATATGCATAAACACAAATAAGTTTACTTTAAACAcatctgcacagaaaaaagattaaCCCTTCAAAACATAACAGAGCAGGTCTGGTTAGTATGTATCTATTGCAAATCTTAAAGATTCTGTGCATTAGGCCCACCCATACagaaagcaggggaaaagtctcaatgaaagaaaattactgttcAAGTCTAAGTGGTGTTTTGAAGAGCCAGCAGCCTAAGTGACACCATGAAGCTAGTCACAGTATCCAAACAAGCAGACCTGCTTGGGCTACTAAAGCAGTGTATCCTCCTGAAGGTGTCGTTTACTCCcaagttattttctgtttcgAAGGCGTTTAGATTTCCTAGGACAGTCTGTGGATTCAACCGCCTTCCTCCGTTTTCTAGGAGATTGTTCATTTGAGCCAGAACCTGAAGAATTTCCTACTGTACTCTCCATCACCTCTCGCAGCTTGCGTTCAAGCTCAGCCAATCGGGCATTCTGTTCACCTATGATTTGGGTTTGCTCAAGCAGTTTCTGATCTTGATCTTGGAGTTGTTTCTGTTGCTCTTGCACTTTGATGCGAAGCTCTGAGATTTCCCGCTTTAGCGCTGTCAAGCCTGTGCCATTCGCTTTTACTTGCTGCTGGAGTTTGGTGACTTCCTGTCTTGAAGGGTTCTGCTTGGAGAACAGCTGCATTGTTGTCAGTGCTGCAGAAGGCCCTGGAACTTCAGAGAAAACTGTGATTAATCCTCTACAACTTTAAGACAAAGGTAGAAATTGTGTCTGAGTTTTCGTATTTTGCTTATCCCCACTCCCCAAACATGAATCTGAATACTGGTTGCAAGTTATGTGAACATGTAAACAGATTTACAGTCATTTAAGTGTCTAACAACAGCATATGGTATCTCAGAGCACaactagtttaatttaaaatacctaGACTTTCAGTAGTCTGGAAAACAGCTCATCATTCATTTTTTGTATATAAGCCCCCCTCCTTTTGCTGTATCAGAAATTACGTAGAGATATTATGTTGTCATCAAGACTTAGGGTCACAGATATTAAGTCAAAAACCCGCAAAATGTCTATAAATTACTTATTACAGAATagttatattaaataaatatatttcaatagAGCAGTACAATTCTGCTGTCTTAGTTGTAGACAGCTAAAGTTCTAaaattttgtggtttggggCTTAACAAGATATTTCAGTTTAACTTACTTTTTAGaagaaaggaatttattttccatgcttCTTTAGACTCACTCTTCCTAAGTACTAAAACCATACTGGAATTTGAGCTTGGGAATGTTGATTTTAATAAAGTTCCTGCAAATCAAGGAGACTAACAGCTACTGtataatttctttcactttttctgtcataaaagTATCTATCACTTTTTCTATCATTTTACTCTTCTAGCAATGCTGTACAAGTAAGATACAACTTTTAAGTGCTACAAAGACAGAACAGTCTGGAACAGCCTAGAACagtcatcctcctcctcctcctcctcttttttttcctttaagatgCCAGCATAGCTACAGTTATGTGACACTAAAGGGTTGCCATTAGATAGGTTATGCTCCTCCCCCAACACAAGAGAGGCATTTTTATGGCACATAAAGCCTTCGCCTTGAAAAGCCGATTGACATCAGCTATGGGTTTGGGCAATACTTCCTCAACTGAGAGACTCAATGGAATTGAGGTATAATTAACAGGCTATGATTAAGAGGTGGTATACATACTTATGGCTAAAAGGATGGACAGGACATACCAGAAACGACAAGCAGCTCCTACAGCTAGGCCTATCATTTTTGCttaagatgtaatttttttttttttccccatgttcaTTAAGTTATCCTTTCAGAGAGTTAATTTCACAGTTCCTAAGAAGTGTGAAGATGTTCAGCACAGGGAAAACACCACAGTTCTACTAACCTTTTGCTTTTGGCCATCATATGAGGCAACTACCTTAGACTTTAGTTCACAGAAGTTCTGGAAAGTCTGACAGAGTATACAAAGGACCAGTTTAATTGTTTATTTACAGACTGttattttaattgccttttcaCTATTACCCATAAGTATTTTGCTTGTTAGTGTATACATTAGTGCCCCAGGAGAGTAAAAAAGCACATACAAGTATGTTCTAGCTCTCTATGCACTACAACAGCTTAGGATAATTCATTTGCTGATcatcctaaaaataaaaggcatcGAGTTGTCATCTCATGTGCCAAATTTCAACCAAGTGCAATGATAAAGTCTCATTCATTGGTCGCACAAAAGCGTTTGTTTAATGAATACACGCTATGCATAATTCTAACATACATTCAAGTGACTGTTCTTTTGGTAGTACAAAGGCTCCTTAAATTTCAAAGCAATGAATTTCAGTTAGCATTCTTAAACAAGTATCATCAATATTTATGTAATAAAGCTCGCATTTAAGGGAGGGAGCTTTAAAAAGATACAGTGCTGtgaatttttacagaaaaactaaataaaacttAACTATACGTTGGAATTAATACCTGGGGCAGTTCCTATCAGACGTCCCGATACATCTGACCCAGgcatctttcttttcagtattgGAACAATCTTCTCATCAAAATATTCCATAGCCATGGAGGAAATGTCCCTTAGTTCTTGAAGAACTTCATGAGCTCTCTGAGGAGCTCTTGTAGAGTTTACATACCTTAGCACACGATAAATTTCATCTATTACCTAAAACATTTAAGAAGAATTAGGATTTTCTGATAAAGGCAAGATTATTTCAGATCATTCTAGAAGTGCTGGCATATTCAGGGACTTTTACTACGTAACTATTGCATACCACTGTGTGCTTTAGTTCTAGATCagctttttgaaataaagtgCTGTTCATGATATATCAGAGAAGCTATTCACTTGATCTATCACAACAACTCTCTTCAAAGTCATGAAATAATGCTCATTGTGTGAAATTTTGGTTTACTACATCCACACTTGAGTTCTAAGTTATATAATCTATACTCAGCAGAGCATAATCATTTCTTTTTGGAGAACCTGAAGCAAGATACTCTAAGCCACAATGTAGAGCAGTCATTCCCCAGCCAGATACGAAACACATGAATGGAACTGCAAGAATTATCATTATGTCAGTCTGAAGAGTTGTAAATATTTACTTGAGTCCACTTGCATACACCCAAAATATTGCAAATTCAGATTAATTCCAAAATATATTGATTTATAAAACATCAATCCACTACTGACGGAGAACATAAGCACCCTCTTAACAGGTTTGACAAGCCCTTTGGTTAGGGGAGATACAGAGAGATGAAAGGTGTCTCACTAATCTATGAATTATAGTCTGAGGCAGGTCAAGATAGGAGTGCTGGTCTCTTATTACCGAAACTACTGACACAGGTATTTTGCACAGGATTAAGAATGGTTGAAGAGTCTCCTGAAGAACACAGATCTTAAGGACTTAGAATCATAGGTAAGACAATACAGTTGCATCTTGTGTTTCAATAATGGAAGCTTAGCTGAAAAGTTGCAAAAGCTAGACAGGACTGAAGTGTCTCATCACGCAACAAGCTTACAAAAGACTTCTGTAATTTTACCCACATTATATCCTGTTAGCAACAACATCCTCAAAGCATTCTCCTGCCATCCTCAATATAAAATCTTGCAGCAGTGCTCTGCTATCACCAGGAGCCCTCACACAGTATGCTGAACCTCAAATCAGGATTCACATATTCTAACACAAATTCACTTCCTGACAGTTCTGTGGCAGCTTCATTCAAACGAAGTTTCCtgaggggagcagggcaggttgGGGGGGAAACCACAGGCTGTAACTGAACACTAAGCCTTGAATCTGCTTGACCAAAATAGGATTTTCTGGTGAATTGCTAACTGTGCTGAGAGAGCAGTGGCAGTAGCAAGCTCATacactaaataaataatttaaaaaaaacttttttaggTGTTATATCAGAATACAAACAATGTCCTTATGACTCAGTACCCACAAGGAAAATGGCTGG encodes the following:
- the FBXO28 gene encoding F-box only protein 28 isoform X2, which gives rise to MAAPEERLLSDREGGALGSARLSPPPVSESPEALAPLEPPPQSNTLMGLPIVAIESILSFLSYDETSQLRLVCKRMDLVCQRMLNQGFLKVERYHNLCQKQVKAQLPRRESERRNHSLARHADILAAVETRLSLLNMTFMKYVDSNLCCFIPGKVIDEIYRVLRYVNSTRAPQRAHEVLQELRDISSMAMEYFDEKIVPILKRKMPGSDVSGRLIGTAPVPGPSAALTTMQLFSKQNPSRQEVTKLQQQVKANGTGLTALKREISELRIKVQEQQKQLQDQDQKLLEQTQIIGEQNARLAELERKLREVMESTVGNSSGSGSNEQSPRKRRKAVESTDCPRKSKRLRNRK
- the FBXO28 gene encoding F-box only protein 28 isoform X1; its protein translation is MAAPEERLLSDREGGALGSARLSPPPVSESPEALAPLEPPPQSNTLMGLPIVAIESILSFLSYDETSQLRLVCKRMDLVCQRMLNQGFLKVERYHNLCQKQVKAQLPRRESERRNHSLARHADILAAVETRLSLLNMTFMKYVDSNLCCFIPGKVIDEIYRVLRYVNSTRAPQRAHEVLQELRDISSMAMEYFDEKIVPILKRKMPGSDVSGRLIGTAPGTLLKSTFPSSNSSMVLVLRKSESKEAWKINSFLLKIPGPSAALTTMQLFSKQNPSRQEVTKLQQQVKANGTGLTALKREISELRIKVQEQQKQLQDQDQKLLEQTQIIGEQNARLAELERKLREVMESTVGNSSGSGSNEQSPRKRRKAVESTDCPRKSKRLRNRK